The genomic DNA AAATAGCGGGCAGTGTCTTCTGCCATAACGTACATCCGCTCCTCCACATCGGCGGGGGAATAGGACGATCGCGCCAGGGCATAGAAGGGCAACCCAAACGAAGGAGAATCGACGCGGACGATCGTGCCCGAATACAGCAATCGCCGTTTGATATGCTCGGCTAGCGAATCCGTAAGCGGCATTCTCTGTTCCTGGGGCAATTCCTCCTGGGAACGGTTGTGAAGGGACTCAATCAGCTCCATCAGCTGAAAGGAGTTGACTAGCTGAGCATCGGGTAAGTCCGGGGGCAGCTTGTCCTCAATCTGGCGCTTCTCCAGACTGGTCAGACTCGATGCCGGAAAGCGAGGACGACCCGCAGACCAGGGATACTTCTCCATCCACAGGTAGGGGAACTGCATCAGATAGCGCGGTTCCTGGGAGCCGAGGATTTTGAGCAGTTTGCCCTGGGAGAGGGCAGTGCGGACTTCCTCGACGATTTCTTTGACGCGCTTAGCTTCGATATGGTGCAGCATTCCGGTTCTGCGGAGGTTGTGGTCTTGCTCAATGTAGGTGAGGTAGACGGCACATTTGGCAGCGGTGGCAGCGGCATCGAGGAAAGCGCCGTGACGATGACCGTTGGTTCTGATCGCGCTAAAGGCGAGGTAGAACATGATTTGGTCAAGCGCACTGAGGCTAAGGCTATTGATGAGATCAGTATCATTAATCATGGTAGAGCAATCCCTCCAGGCAGACGAAGGAACAAAGAATGAACACATTTGAGAATCAGTAAATGCATGGTTGAAAGAATGATTGGGTAAGCAAACTGCTAATTTCTTTCAGGCGATCGGTCAAAAACTAAAATCGCTACGCTGCATTATCAGGGAACTGAATTATCAAAGAATAGATTGGCTCTCTTGAATCGAAGAATTAACGTCCGGAGCCACGACCATCAGTAGATTGGGGTTTCATGATTTATGCGTTAGAAGACAATGAACGAGTGATTGAAGACAACAGACTTCTAATCGATAGAAATCATATTAGGGGGAAAGCTGAAAACTGTTTCAGGGGGATACACCCTTAACGCAGAGTGCGGTGTCCCCCCAGGGTGAAGCCCCTTCACGGAGGGGATGATTGCTCCTCAGGGTAAAGCCCCCCTCAAGCAAGATGCAAACTCCTTTAGGGGTTAAACCCCCTATTGGTGAAGCAATTCCTTCATTGTTGCGGGGATTCATTCACAAGTTATTAGCTGACAGGTGAAGGCTGTCTGTGGCTTGATAAGGCATTGTTTTATGCGCCGTTACTGCATGAATCATCACTGCATGAATCATCACTACAAATTCTCACTCATAGCTGCAACAGCACCTAAGGGGTTTCTCCCCCTCGACAGCGATAGATTTGCGGGGATATTTTCTAAGTACCTTCGCAGATCAGTTTTGAGCAGGGTGTAAGCAGGATGTGAGCAGGATATAAGTAGGGACTGTCAGATATTTCTCCTCGGCTTAGACTCTACTTCTGCAACCCAGGTCTTTCGTTCGACAAGCTAAACAGCAATCCCAATAATCGTTTAGAAGGATTGCACGCTCTGGCAATTTATAGCCTGAATTGCCCCATCAGAATTTTCAGATCGAAATACTCGATCGCATTGCAAGTAGCCTGACTCGCATTGCGATTTTCCCAGCAATCTACTCAGGGGGAAACAGTGGTGGCAGCATACCATGAACTTTCAGACTACGAATTGATTTTGCAGTGCCAGGACGGATCGCATCCCAAACAGTTCCTCTTTGCCGAACTCGTTCACCGTTACCAGCCCTACGTCGAAAAAGCCCTTTACCAGCTCGAACCCCATTCGTTTAACCGGGCGGATCTCTCTCAGGAAGTGTGGATTCGAGTTTACCGACGGATCAAGGCG from Leptolyngbya ohadii IS1 includes the following:
- the hetR gene encoding heterocyst differentiation control protein (controls heterocyst differentiation; has protease DNA-binding activity), which encodes MINDTDLINSLSLSALDQIMFYLAFSAIRTNGHRHGAFLDAAATAAKCAVYLTYIEQDHNLRRTGMLHHIEAKRVKEIVEEVRTALSQGKLLKILGSQEPRYLMQFPYLWMEKYPWSAGRPRFPASSLTSLEKRQIEDKLPPDLPDAQLVNSFQLMELIESLHNRSQEELPQEQRMPLTDSLAEHIKRRLLYSGTIVRVDSPSFGLPFYALARSSYSPADVEERMYVMAEDTARYFRLMKDWAERRSGAVRILEELNLLPEQQQQAFEELDELVRSWANRYHHADGSPFVMQMVLGDRESNETLQNQSGMKERKEPLNVPILLEG